One stretch of Bombus terrestris chromosome 5, iyBomTerr1.2, whole genome shotgun sequence DNA includes these proteins:
- the LOC100647334 gene encoding ribonuclease P protein subunit p14, with protein MKCRSICTEPLRKCCFKFVDIKCESRVSVVCTMYYLDISLILPDSPNLEITEVYLKKNILQSIKQLFGEEGTKGTIDILKFDSKEHRCVLRCTDDCYVRLRAALVVAGKYEGHTCIYAIHRASANLLSFSANSRNYQH; from the exons ATGAAGTGCCGCAGTATTTGTACGGAACCTCTTCGGAAGTGCTGTTTTAAATTCGTAGATATTAAATGTGAGTCGCGAGTTAGTGTTGTGTGTACTATGTATTATTTAGACATTTCTCT AATACTGCCAGATAGCCCTAATCTTGAAATCACAGAGGTCTATCTAAAAAAGAACATTCTTCAATCAATAAAACAATTGTTTGGTGAAGAAGGAACCAAGGGTACCATAGATATCCTAAAATTTGATTCAAAGGAACATAGATGTGTTCTAAGGTGCACTGATGATTGTTATGTACGTCTTCGGGCAGCTTTAGTCGTAGCTGGAAAATACGAAGGACATACTTGCATTTATGCTATTCATCGTGCTTCAgcaaatttattatcatttagtGCAAATAGTCGGAATTATCAACATTAA
- the LOC125384601 gene encoding mitochondrial intermembrane space import and assembly protein 40-B: protein MMPFIRKEGKDTIIFASKEDHATPSKIELPEPEPSPGLLLSGGEINWNCPCLGGMATGPCGLEFREAFSCFHYSTAEPKGSDCYDAFKTMQTCMVQYPALYGKKGGSLEDLEDGEDPMDEHKKNLEVDNKDSHLESKVKELPRTSSVGTGIEQSNVK from the coding sequence ATGATGCCATTCATCCGCAAAGAAGGTAAAGATACTATAATCTTTGCTTCAAAGGAAGATCATGCAACACCTAGTAAAATAGAACTACCAGAACCAGAACCAAGTCCTGGTCTCTTATTATCCGGCGGAGAAATTAATTGGAATTGTCCATGTTTGGGAGGTATGGCCACTGGACCATGTGGTTTGGAATTTCGTGAGGCCTTTTCTTGTTTCCATTACTCAACTGCAGAACCAAAAGGTTCAGACTGTTATGATGCATTTAAAACCATGCAAACATGCATGGTACAATATCCAGCATTATATGGGAAGAAAGGAGGATCTCTAGAGGATTTGGAAGATGGCGAAGATCCAATGGACGAGCATAAAAAAAATTTAGAGGTCGATAACAAAGATTCTCACTTAGAATCAAAAGTAAAAGAGTTACCCCGTACATCCAGTGTTGGAACGGGAATAGAACAATCTAATGTTAAGTGA